From Segatella copri, the proteins below share one genomic window:
- a CDS encoding DUF4248 domain-containing protein: MKIKIYKKFELAKLYFPEQSKHVALNHLMRMVNHCPPLLEALRREGYERLAKTFTMRQTLLIYEYLGEP; encoded by the coding sequence ATGAAAATCAAGATATACAAAAAATTCGAGCTTGCCAAGCTCTACTTTCCGGAGCAGTCGAAACACGTGGCACTAAACCACCTGATGCGAATGGTAAACCACTGTCCGCCTCTGCTTGAAGCCTTGCGAAGAGAGGGCTACGAACGGTTGGCGAAGACCTTCACCATGCGCCAGACGCTGCTCATCTATGAGTATCTGGGCGAGCCATAA
- a CDS encoding N-acetylmuramoyl-L-alanine amidase, producing the protein MTQDRFPMTIGGEEVLNEHLLLAYTENGEMMDSPLSVRFLVIHCSATRADRNYTDKQLMRDHKKRGFRTVGYHFYVHKDGSITQFRKLLEVGSHARPYNRCSIGICYEGGLDDEGRPADTLTRAQYDAMWNLLRKLKITFPQAKIVGHRDLPGTTPKACPCFDAAKKFPL; encoded by the coding sequence ATGACACAAGATCGATTTCCGATGACGATTGGCGGCGAGGAGGTGCTCAATGAGCATCTCCTGCTCGCCTACACAGAGAACGGCGAGATGATGGACTCACCTCTGAGCGTCCGTTTTCTCGTAATTCATTGCTCGGCAACACGTGCCGACCGTAACTACACCGACAAGCAACTGATGCGCGACCACAAGAAGCGTGGATTCCGCACCGTGGGCTACCACTTCTATGTCCACAAGGACGGAAGCATCACGCAGTTCAGAAAGCTGCTGGAGGTGGGCTCACATGCCCGCCCATACAACCGCTGCTCCATCGGCATCTGCTACGAGGGCGGGCTGGATGACGAGGGTCGTCCTGCCGACACCCTTACCCGTGCCCAGTATGACGCAATGTGGAATCTGCTGCGCAAGCTCAAGATCACGTTCCCACAGGCTAAGATTGTGGGGCATCGTGACTTGCCGGGCACCACCCCGAAGGCATGCCCTTGCTTCGATGCAGCGAAAAAATTTCCACTTTAA
- a CDS encoding smalltalk protein — protein sequence MKKETIKKVINFIITVLTAVASAFCVQSCQ from the coding sequence ATGAAGAAAGAAACCATCAAGAAGGTGATCAATTTCATCATCACCGTACTTACCGCCGTAGCTAGCGCATTCTGCGTACAGAGCTGCCAGTAA
- a CDS encoding tyrosine-protein phosphatase, with protein MNIFREAFRWICNPTAIKKAPSERLPGGIDWHCHILPGVDDGFQEVKKSLEMLCLYEGAGMRDVWFTPHIMEDVPNETTHLRQVFANFQKQYQQDFAERNPADRKMLRLHLAAENMLDALFEKRLKANDLLPLGEDGKLLLVETSIFSAPMNFHALLERIKNKGYTPVLAHPERYLYMEKRDYEKLKLMGIKFQRNVFSIDGQYGKKVQKRCKWLMKQDMYDMVGSDMHRLGIFWQYW; from the coding sequence ATGAATATATTCCGTGAGGCGTTCCGTTGGATTTGCAATCCGACGGCAATCAAGAAAGCACCATCAGAGAGACTCCCCGGCGGCATCGACTGGCACTGCCACATCCTGCCCGGCGTGGACGACGGATTTCAAGAGGTAAAGAAGTCGTTGGAAATGTTGTGCCTTTACGAAGGCGCAGGCATGAGGGATGTCTGGTTTACGCCTCATATTATGGAAGACGTACCCAACGAGACCACCCATTTGCGCCAAGTATTTGCGAACTTCCAAAAACAATATCAGCAGGACTTCGCTGAGCGAAACCCTGCTGACAGAAAAATGCTCCGGCTGCATCTCGCAGCCGAAAATATGCTAGATGCGCTCTTCGAAAAGCGCCTGAAGGCAAACGACCTGTTGCCGCTGGGCGAGGATGGCAAACTCCTGTTGGTGGAGACGAGCATCTTCTCTGCCCCGATGAATTTCCATGCCCTCCTGGAGCGCATCAAGAACAAGGGCTACACGCCCGTGCTTGCCCATCCTGAGCGCTACCTCTACATGGAGAAGCGCGATTACGAGAAGCTCAAGTTGATGGGCATAAAGTTCCAGCGAAATGTGTTCTCGATAGATGGACAGTATGGCAAGAAGGTGCAGAAACGATGCAAGTGGCTCATGAAGCAAGATATGTACGACATGGTGGGCTCCGACATGCACCGCCTCGGCATCTTCTGGCAATACTGGTAG
- a CDS encoding GumC family protein produces MIQNNQATMQNASGRRPQQAEDFIRLQDLMYLCLVRWRWFVISLVVTLGIATYYLLSTPGVYQRTASILIKEDGKSQSINSDVASMFSDMGLSGGKSNVNNELIAIQSPAVLLEAGKQLKLDVNYSEDGTFHPVALYGRTLPVTVRFYSLNDMQSANLDVEVKHGNLFSIVHVSGTDKAGNEVESDEEVQGKLGQTVRTAMGYVCVDQAPGYSAFVNGHESRKLHVTRTNLYAMTDHIKASLSASISEEKATVIDLTYKDQLTQRAEDVLNTIISVYRKNWIEDKNQMTVSTSHFITERLGVIERELGDVDNDISSFKSRNLLPDVETAAQQYMQKSGDVDKQILELNSRLSMARYLRDFLTGKVGKNQLLPANIGINSPGIEQQITEYNKQQLERNNLVANSSEQNPLVADYDQSLASMRHSIVTSIDNFVVTLNSQLGNLQANEAQTTSQIASNPSQAKYLQTVGRQQKVKEALYLFLLQKREENELSKAFTAYNTRIITPPTGDIKPVQPVRRNIILVAFVLGFLIPVVVIFIRENMNTTVRGRNDLKNITIPFLGEIPYCISRKNRPTLLQRIQFWKKPKETRQIVVKAGKRDIVNEAFRVLRTNLEFMIGTHPEQNVIILTSFNPGSGKSHLAANIAMSFAIKEKKVLVIDGDLRHGSISMLVGSPGEGLSDYLNGRTDDLEGIICHGEEYGLVKGFDVLPIGTMPPNPTELLFTDRLEKIIKQIRGEYDYVFIDCPPVEIVADTQIIEKFTDRTIFVVRSGLMQRSMLGDIEQLYKDKKFKNMSLILNGTKAQGGRYGHYYRYGYHYGYGYGYHYGSDKNGGQK; encoded by the coding sequence ATGATTCAGAATAATCAAGCGACGATGCAGAATGCTTCGGGTCGTCGCCCCCAGCAGGCAGAAGACTTCATTCGTCTGCAAGACTTAATGTATCTGTGCCTTGTGCGCTGGCGATGGTTTGTTATCTCGCTCGTCGTCACCCTGGGCATAGCCACTTATTACCTCCTCTCCACGCCGGGTGTCTATCAGCGCACGGCATCCATCCTCATCAAGGAAGACGGCAAGAGCCAGAGCATCAACAGCGATGTGGCCAGTATGTTCTCCGACATGGGACTCTCGGGAGGCAAGTCGAACGTCAACAACGAGTTGATTGCCATTCAGTCGCCAGCCGTCTTGCTGGAGGCAGGCAAGCAGCTTAAACTCGACGTAAACTACAGTGAAGACGGTACCTTCCATCCTGTGGCTCTCTATGGCAGAACGCTGCCTGTAACCGTTCGTTTCTATAGCTTGAACGATATGCAGAGCGCTAATTTGGATGTAGAGGTAAAGCATGGCAACCTGTTTTCCATCGTACATGTGAGTGGCACCGACAAGGCTGGAAACGAAGTGGAATCGGACGAGGAGGTACAGGGCAAGCTGGGCCAGACCGTCCGCACGGCGATGGGCTATGTATGCGTAGACCAGGCACCGGGCTATTCAGCCTTCGTCAATGGACATGAGAGCAGGAAACTGCATGTGACCCGCACCAACCTCTATGCCATGACCGACCATATCAAGGCGTCGCTCTCGGCAAGCATCAGCGAGGAGAAGGCAACAGTCATCGACCTGACCTATAAGGACCAGCTCACCCAGCGCGCCGAGGACGTGCTGAACACTATCATCTCCGTATACCGCAAGAACTGGATAGAGGACAAGAACCAGATGACCGTCTCCACCTCCCATTTCATCACCGAGCGCCTGGGCGTCATCGAGCGAGAACTGGGCGACGTAGACAATGACATCTCCTCGTTCAAGAGCCGCAATCTGCTGCCCGACGTAGAGACCGCCGCACAGCAATACATGCAGAAGAGCGGCGACGTAGACAAGCAGATACTCGAGCTGAACTCACGCCTCTCCATGGCACGCTACCTGCGCGACTTCCTGACGGGCAAGGTGGGCAAGAACCAGCTCCTGCCAGCCAATATCGGCATCAACAGCCCGGGCATTGAGCAGCAGATTACCGAATACAACAAGCAGCAGCTGGAGCGCAACAACCTGGTGGCTAACTCCAGCGAGCAGAACCCATTGGTGGCTGACTATGACCAGAGCCTCGCCTCCATGCGCCATAGCATCGTAACCAGTATCGACAACTTCGTGGTGACACTCAACTCGCAGCTTGGCAACCTGCAGGCAAACGAGGCGCAGACCACCAGCCAGATAGCCAGCAACCCTAGCCAGGCAAAGTACCTGCAAACGGTGGGTCGCCAGCAGAAGGTGAAGGAGGCGCTCTACCTCTTCCTCTTGCAGAAGAGAGAGGAAAACGAGCTTTCCAAGGCTTTCACCGCCTACAACACGCGCATCATCACCCCTCCTACGGGCGACATCAAGCCCGTGCAGCCTGTGCGCCGCAACATCATCCTCGTGGCTTTCGTTCTCGGATTCCTGATACCTGTGGTAGTCATCTTTATCCGTGAGAACATGAACACGACGGTGAGGGGCAGAAACGACCTCAAGAACATCACCATACCATTCCTCGGTGAGATACCATACTGCATCAGTCGCAAGAACAGACCAACTCTTCTGCAGCGCATCCAGTTCTGGAAGAAGCCGAAGGAGACGCGACAGATTGTGGTGAAGGCAGGCAAGCGCGACATCGTGAACGAGGCGTTCCGCGTGCTGCGCACTAACCTGGAGTTCATGATAGGTACCCATCCTGAGCAGAACGTCATCATCCTTACGTCTTTCAACCCAGGCTCGGGCAAGAGTCACCTGGCAGCCAACATCGCCATGTCGTTCGCCATCAAGGAGAAGAAGGTACTCGTCATCGATGGTGACCTCCGCCATGGTTCCATATCCATGCTCGTGGGCAGCCCTGGCGAGGGACTCAGCGACTATCTCAACGGCAGAACCGATGACCTGGAGGGCATCATCTGCCATGGCGAGGAGTATGGACTGGTGAAGGGTTTCGACGTGCTGCCTATCGGTACCATGCCGCCTAACCCTACGGAGCTCCTCTTCACCGACCGTCTGGAGAAGATAATCAAGCAGATCAGGGGTGAGTACGATTATGTGTTCATCGACTGTCCACCTGTGGAAATCGTGGCAGATACCCAGATTATAGAGAAATTTACCGACCGCACCATCTTCGTGGTACGCTCGGGCTTGATGCAGCGCAGTATGCTGGGCGACATCGAGCAGCTCTACAAGGATAAGAAATTCAAGAATATGTCACTCATTCTGAACGGAACCAAGGCTCAGGGCGGCCGCTACGGCCACTACTATCGCTATGGCTATCACTATGGCTATGGCTACGGCTACCACTACGGCTCCGACAAGAATGGGGGGCAAAAATAG
- a CDS encoding DNA-binding protein, translating to MIEYDLKKNNNKKNVKAYGKYYAKPHISETVDLDELADHMHGHNSPFSAGTIKGILIDAVTHIKELLLMGKNVKLDNLAIFYISIKNKMGAENADDFTVSKNIEGVRMKARATGDFRSVNLNLDANLKKYGAKKKKSSTTTDTETTTPSGDTGKSDSGSTTNPGSSSEGDGLE from the coding sequence ATGATTGAGTACGATTTAAAGAAGAACAACAACAAGAAGAACGTGAAGGCTTATGGCAAGTACTACGCCAAGCCCCACATTAGTGAAACTGTAGATCTCGATGAGCTCGCCGACCACATGCATGGTCACAACTCTCCATTCTCAGCCGGGACCATCAAGGGCATCCTCATCGATGCCGTGACCCACATCAAGGAGCTCCTGCTCATGGGCAAGAATGTAAAGCTCGACAACCTCGCCATCTTCTACATCAGCATCAAGAACAAGATGGGTGCAGAGAACGCCGACGACTTCACCGTATCTAAGAACATCGAAGGAGTAAGAATGAAAGCCCGCGCCACGGGCGACTTCCGCTCTGTGAATCTCAACCTCGACGCCAACTTGAAGAAGTATGGTGCTAAGAAAAAGAAGTCTTCGACCACCACCGACACCGAAACAACTACGCCATCGGGAGATACAGGCAAGAGCGACTCTGGCTCTACCACTAACCCAGGCAGCAGTTCGGAAGGCGATGGACTTGAGTAA